In one Bufo gargarizans isolate SCDJY-AF-19 chromosome 11, ASM1485885v1, whole genome shotgun sequence genomic region, the following are encoded:
- the LOC122921431 gene encoding putative olfactory receptor 2W6 yields MEDSNQTSTGGFVLLGLSNVPYLQVMCFIVFLMMYVLTLSGNVLLIIVVRTNSKLHTPMYFFLTNLSTIDICFSSTIVPKILINTLSKDRSISVVGCALQMYFHMAFGATECIILAVMAYDRFAAICRPLHYQTIINKKMCACLASMSWGVGFGNATIHTPLTFQLPFCKSHYVNHFFCEMPPFFTLSCKDTRTNEIVMYVAAMLIIIYAFFLTLISYIQIIFTIFKIRSSKGREKAFSTCVSHITVVSLYYGTIIFMYLKPRSAYSPEIGKTMSILYTAVTPMLNPIIYSMRNKDVKDTIKIILSKKSNH; encoded by the coding sequence ATGGAAGATTCAAATCAAACATCTACAGGAGGATTCGTCCTTCTTGGCCTGTCCAATGTCCCGTATCTTCAGGTCATGTGCTTTATTGTGTTCTTGATGATGTATGTGTTAACATTGTCGGGGAATGTTCTACTGATCATCGTGGTGAGGACCAACTCAAAGCTCCACACTCCCATGTACTTCTTCTTGACTAATCTCTCCACAATTGACATCTGCTTCTCCTCCACCATTGTGcccaaaattttaataaatacTCTATCTAAAGACAGAAGCATTTCTGTGGTGGGATGTGCACTTCAAATGTATTTCCACATGGCTTTCGGAGCCACAGAGTGTATCATTCTTGCTGTCATGGCCTATGATCGATTTGCAGCCATTTGTAGACCACTGCACTATCAAACAATTATTAACAAGAAGATGTGTGCTTGCTTAGCTTCCATGTCATGGGGTGTGGGCTTCGGTAATGCCACTATTCATACTCCCCTCACTTTCCAACTACCATTTTGTAAATCCCATTATGTTAACCATTTTTTCTGTGAAATGCCTCCTTTTTTTACCCTTTCCTGCAAAGACACCCGTACAAATGAAATAGTCATGTACGTTGCGGCAATGCTCATTATCATATATGCTTTCTTTCTGACGTTAATTTCATATATCCAGATCATCTTCACCATCTTTAAGATCCGTTCTTCAAAAGGGAGAGAGAAAGCCTTTTCCACATGTGTCTCCCACATCACTGTTGTGTCCCTGTACTATGGGACTATCATCTTCATGTACCTGAAACCTCGTTCTGCCTACTCTCCTGAGATAGGCAAAACCATGTCTATTCTATATACAGCGGTGACTCCAATGTTGAACCCAATCATCTATAGCATGAGAAACAAGGATGTCAAAGACACCATCAAAATTATACTTTCGAAGAAATCAAACCATTAA